Proteins encoded within one genomic window of Flavobacterium gilvum:
- a CDS encoding alpha/beta hydrolase: protein MKHLFIVLLACFSFSCFSQVKTIQFNSGKLQEKRELYVSLPASYEKNPTKRYPLLVLLDGDYLLTPFLGPLIYGSHWDDLPEVIIVGISQGKNNQRNIDCGLDQVTGMPDGKSVDFFDFISLELIPSIQRDYRTTNFKIIAGHDLTAAFSNFFLYKDNPLFNAYISMSPELPINMEDDVSKILASTKNPIFYYLSTADGDDKKMQERIKDLDSKIQTNKNPNLNYKFENFKDASHFSLVLNSIPTALYQIFSVAQPISVLEYETKIVTLKEGYVDYLKNKYEIIENSFGIKTPIRITDFKAIEAAILENKDYNELDALAILADKSYPKSMLGDYELATMFEKKGDNPRAARYYMSGFNKEEIADLTKDMMFAKAEELKKTFAKKPKIKGKVGQDVTEKQEATETPAAETPVTEEKKQ from the coding sequence ATGAAACATTTATTTATTGTATTGTTGGCCTGTTTTTCGTTTTCCTGCTTTTCACAAGTAAAAACTATTCAGTTCAATTCGGGAAAGCTTCAGGAAAAAAGAGAACTATATGTTTCTTTGCCTGCTTCCTATGAAAAAAACCCAACCAAAAGATATCCGCTGTTAGTTTTATTAGATGGTGATTATTTACTGACTCCCTTTTTGGGACCTTTAATCTACGGTTCGCATTGGGACGATTTACCCGAAGTGATAATCGTAGGCATTAGCCAAGGCAAAAACAACCAAAGAAACATAGATTGCGGTTTGGATCAAGTTACGGGTATGCCCGACGGGAAAAGTGTTGACTTTTTTGACTTTATATCACTGGAACTTATCCCTTCGATACAACGCGATTACAGAACGACCAATTTCAAAATCATTGCAGGACACGACTTAACTGCAGCCTTTTCAAATTTTTTCTTATACAAAGACAATCCGCTCTTCAATGCTTATATCTCCATGAGTCCAGAGTTGCCGATCAATATGGAAGATGATGTATCAAAGATATTGGCATCTACAAAAAATCCAATTTTTTATTATTTATCCACAGCCGATGGAGATGATAAAAAAATGCAGGAACGAATTAAAGACTTAGACTCCAAGATTCAAACCAACAAGAATCCGAATCTGAATTATAAGTTTGAAAATTTTAAAGATGCCTCCCATTTTTCATTGGTTTTAAATTCTATTCCTACGGCTTTGTACCAAATTTTTTCGGTAGCTCAGCCTATTTCGGTATTAGAATATGAAACCAAAATTGTAACGCTTAAAGAAGGTTATGTTGATTATTTGAAAAACAAATATGAAATCATCGAAAATTCATTTGGAATAAAAACGCCTATACGAATAACCGATTTCAAAGCCATCGAAGCTGCAATCCTTGAAAACAAAGATTATAATGAATTAGACGCTTTAGCAATTCTTGCCGATAAAAGCTACCCAAAAAGCATGTTGGGCGATTACGAATTGGCAACCATGTTCGAGAAAAAAGGAGATAATCCCAGAGCTGCTCGCTACTATATGTCGGGATTCAACAAAGAAGAAATTGCCGATCTCACCAAAGATATGATGTTTGCCAAAGCAGAAGAACTAAAAAAGACTTTTGCCAAAAAACCAAAAATAAAAGGAAAAGTAGGCCAAGATGTTACTGAAAAACAAGAAGCGACAGAAACTCCAGCAGCCGAAACACCTGTTACAGAAGAAAAAAAACAATAA
- the panD gene encoding aspartate 1-decarboxylase — translation MHIQVVKSKIHRVTVTGADLNYIGSITIDEALLEAANIIEGEKVSIVNINNGERFDTYAIIGERNSGIITLNGPAARKVQKDDIIIIISYATMEFEEAKTFKPWIVFPNEKDNSLT, via the coding sequence ATGCACATCCAAGTTGTTAAATCAAAAATTCACCGAGTAACGGTCACAGGAGCCGACTTAAACTACATCGGGAGTATCACCATAGACGAAGCATTATTAGAAGCTGCCAACATCATTGAAGGGGAAAAAGTATCTATCGTTAACATCAATAACGGAGAGCGTTTTGACACTTATGCCATCATAGGCGAAAGAAATTCGGGAATAATTACCTTAAACGGTCCGGCAGCACGAAAAGTCCAAAAAGACGATATCATCATCATTATTTCGTATGCCACAATGGAATTTGAAGAAGCCAAAACATTCAAACCATGGATTGTGTTCCCTAACGAAAAAGACAATTCGCTGACCTAG